A single window of Caldimicrobium thiodismutans DNA harbors:
- a CDS encoding alanine-zipper protein, producing MKGLVLKLSGVVAASALLFACSCQTPPQIAEKAQAAPQATEPECCKKLENELNALKLQVESLKSQLENVKVQASEAQAASQKAIEAANKAQEAANKAQEAAQKAETAASKAERIFEKGLKK from the coding sequence ATGAAAGGACTGGTTTTAAAGCTAAGTGGAGTAGTTGCTGCATCTGCCCTTTTATTTGCCTGTAGTTGTCAGACACCCCCTCAAATAGCGGAAAAAGCTCAGGCTGCACCTCAGGCCACTGAACCTGAATGCTGTAAGAAACTTGAAAATGAGCTTAATGCCTTAAAACTTCAGGTTGAGAGCTTAAAGTCTCAGCTTGAGAATGTAAAGGTGCAGGCCAGTGAGGCTCAAGCAGCTTCTCAAAAGGCTATAGAGGCAGCTAATAAAGCGCAGGAGGCAGCTAATAAAGCGCAGGAGGCAGCTCAAAAGGCTGAAACTGCTGCATCAAAGGCTGAAAGAATCTTTGAAAAGGGACTTAAGAAGTAA